In Thunnus thynnus chromosome 11, fThuThy2.1, whole genome shotgun sequence, the following proteins share a genomic window:
- the kpna3 gene encoding importin subunit alpha-4 isoform X1: MAENAGLENHRIKSFKNKGRDVETMRRHRNEVTVELRKNKRDEHLLKKRNVPQEESLEDSDVDSDFKGQNVTLDAILQNATSDNAVIQLSAVQAARKLLSSDRNPPIDDLIKSGILPILVKCLERDDNPSLQFEAAWALTNIASGTSAQTQAVVKSNAVPLFLRLLHSPHQNVCEQAVWALGNIIGDGPQCRDYVISLGVVKPLLSFINPSIPITFLRNVTWVIVNLCRNKDPPPPMETVQEILPALCVLIYHTDINILVDTVWALSYLTDGGNEQIQMVIDSGVVPFLVPLLSHQEVKVQTAALRAVGNIVTGTDEQTQVVLNCDVLSHFPNLLTHPKEKINKEAVWFLSNITAGNQQQVQAVIDAGLIPMIIHQLAKGDFGTQKEAAWAISNLTISGRKDQVEFLVEQNVIPPFCNLLSVKDSQVVQVVLDGLKNILIMAGEEASTIAEIIEECGGLEKIENLQQHENEDIYKLAFEIIDQYFSGDDIDEDPNLIPETTQGGTFTFDPASNMQTKEFNF; the protein is encoded by the exons ATGGCAGAAAACGCCGGCTTGGAAAACCACCGCATCAAGAGCTTTAAAAATAAGGGACGTGATGTCGAG ACTATGAGAAGACATCGAAATGAGGTGACGGTTGAGTTGAGAAAG AACAAACGAGACGAACATCTACTGAAGAAGAGAAACGTCCCGCAGGAGGAGAGTCTGGAGGACTCTGATGTCGACTCAGACTTCAAAGGA CAAAATGTTACGCTTGATGCCATCTTACAG AACGCTACCAGTGATAATGCAGTTATCCAGCTCAGTGCTGTACAGGCAGCTAG AAAACTGCTCTCCAGTGACAGAAACCCTCCCATCGACGACTTGATAAAGTCTGGGATCCTGCCCATTTTAGTCAAATGCCTGGAAAGGGACGACAA CCCCTCTCTTCAGTTTGAGGCAGCTTGGGCTCTGACCAACATTGCCTCTGGGACGTCGGCACAGACTCAGGCTGTGGTTAAATCCA ATGCAGTGCCCCTGTTCCTGCGACTGTTACACTCTCCCCACCAGAACGTTTGTGAACAGGCCGtatgggctttaggaaacattATAG GTGATGGTCCACAGTGCAGGGATTATGTTATCTCCCTGGGCGTGGTGAAGCCTCTGCTTTCTTTCATCAACCCATCAATCCCAATCACCTTCCTGCGCAATGTTACCTGGGTCATTGTTAACCTTTGCCGCAACAAGGATCCACCACCACCCATGGAAACTGTACAAGAG ATTTTGCCTGCCCTCTGTGTGCTAATATATCACACCGATATTAAT atCCTAGTCGACACAGTGTGGGCTCTGTCTTATCTGACAGACGGGGGCAACGAGCAGATCCAGATGGTTATAGATTCTGGTGTCGTTCCATTTCTTGTGCCTCTCCTCAGCCATCAGGAGGTGAAAGTTCAG ACGGCAGCTCTGAGGGCAGTGGGAAACATTGTGACAGGGACAGACGAGCAGACACAGGTTGTGCTCAACTGTGACGTCCTCTCACACTTCCCCAACTTGCTCACACACCCTAAAGAAAAGATTAACAAG GAAGCAGTCTGGTTCCTGTCCAACATTACAGCTGGGAACCAGCAGCAGGTCCAAGCTGTGATCGACGCTGGACTGATTCCGATGATCATTCACCAACTGGCTAAG GGTGACTTTGGCACTCAGAAGGAGGCAGCATGGGCCATCAGCAACCTCACCATCAGTGGGAGGAAAGACCAG GTGGAGTTCCTGGTGGAGCAGAATGTCATCCCTCCATTCTGTAACCTGCTGTCGGTGAAGGACTCCCAGGTGGTGCAGGTCGTCCTGGACGGCCTGAAGAACATCCTCATCATGGCAGGAGAGGAAGCCAGCACTATTGCCGAGATCATAGAGGAGTGTGGAG GTTTGGAGAAGATAGAAAATTTGCAGCAGCATGAGAACGAGGATATCTACAAATTAGCCTTTGAGATTATCGATCAGTACTTTTCAGGAGATGAT ATTGATGAAGACCCCAACTTGATCCCTGAAACCACTCAAGGAGGAACCTTCACCTTTGATCCAGCTTCCAACATGCAAACAAAGGAGTTCAATTTCTAA
- the kpna3 gene encoding importin subunit alpha-4 isoform X2 has translation MALLQNVTLDAILQNATSDNAVIQLSAVQAARKLLSSDRNPPIDDLIKSGILPILVKCLERDDNPSLQFEAAWALTNIASGTSAQTQAVVKSNAVPLFLRLLHSPHQNVCEQAVWALGNIIGDGPQCRDYVISLGVVKPLLSFINPSIPITFLRNVTWVIVNLCRNKDPPPPMETVQEILPALCVLIYHTDINILVDTVWALSYLTDGGNEQIQMVIDSGVVPFLVPLLSHQEVKVQTAALRAVGNIVTGTDEQTQVVLNCDVLSHFPNLLTHPKEKINKEAVWFLSNITAGNQQQVQAVIDAGLIPMIIHQLAKGDFGTQKEAAWAISNLTISGRKDQVEFLVEQNVIPPFCNLLSVKDSQVVQVVLDGLKNILIMAGEEASTIAEIIEECGGLEKIENLQQHENEDIYKLAFEIIDQYFSGDDIDEDPNLIPETTQGGTFTFDPASNMQTKEFNF, from the exons ATGGCCCTTttg CAAAATGTTACGCTTGATGCCATCTTACAG AACGCTACCAGTGATAATGCAGTTATCCAGCTCAGTGCTGTACAGGCAGCTAG AAAACTGCTCTCCAGTGACAGAAACCCTCCCATCGACGACTTGATAAAGTCTGGGATCCTGCCCATTTTAGTCAAATGCCTGGAAAGGGACGACAA CCCCTCTCTTCAGTTTGAGGCAGCTTGGGCTCTGACCAACATTGCCTCTGGGACGTCGGCACAGACTCAGGCTGTGGTTAAATCCA ATGCAGTGCCCCTGTTCCTGCGACTGTTACACTCTCCCCACCAGAACGTTTGTGAACAGGCCGtatgggctttaggaaacattATAG GTGATGGTCCACAGTGCAGGGATTATGTTATCTCCCTGGGCGTGGTGAAGCCTCTGCTTTCTTTCATCAACCCATCAATCCCAATCACCTTCCTGCGCAATGTTACCTGGGTCATTGTTAACCTTTGCCGCAACAAGGATCCACCACCACCCATGGAAACTGTACAAGAG ATTTTGCCTGCCCTCTGTGTGCTAATATATCACACCGATATTAAT atCCTAGTCGACACAGTGTGGGCTCTGTCTTATCTGACAGACGGGGGCAACGAGCAGATCCAGATGGTTATAGATTCTGGTGTCGTTCCATTTCTTGTGCCTCTCCTCAGCCATCAGGAGGTGAAAGTTCAG ACGGCAGCTCTGAGGGCAGTGGGAAACATTGTGACAGGGACAGACGAGCAGACACAGGTTGTGCTCAACTGTGACGTCCTCTCACACTTCCCCAACTTGCTCACACACCCTAAAGAAAAGATTAACAAG GAAGCAGTCTGGTTCCTGTCCAACATTACAGCTGGGAACCAGCAGCAGGTCCAAGCTGTGATCGACGCTGGACTGATTCCGATGATCATTCACCAACTGGCTAAG GGTGACTTTGGCACTCAGAAGGAGGCAGCATGGGCCATCAGCAACCTCACCATCAGTGGGAGGAAAGACCAG GTGGAGTTCCTGGTGGAGCAGAATGTCATCCCTCCATTCTGTAACCTGCTGTCGGTGAAGGACTCCCAGGTGGTGCAGGTCGTCCTGGACGGCCTGAAGAACATCCTCATCATGGCAGGAGAGGAAGCCAGCACTATTGCCGAGATCATAGAGGAGTGTGGAG GTTTGGAGAAGATAGAAAATTTGCAGCAGCATGAGAACGAGGATATCTACAAATTAGCCTTTGAGATTATCGATCAGTACTTTTCAGGAGATGAT ATTGATGAAGACCCCAACTTGATCCCTGAAACCACTCAAGGAGGAACCTTCACCTTTGATCCAGCTTCCAACATGCAAACAAAGGAGTTCAATTTCTAA